The following proteins are encoded in a genomic region of Candida albicans SC5314 chromosome 4, complete sequence:
- the PTP2 gene encoding tyrosine protein phosphatase (Predicted protein tyrosine phosphatase; involved in regulation of MAP kinase Hog1 activity; induced by Mnl1 under weak acid stress; rat catheter and Spider biofilm induced) produces MSTVENSNTTFHHPTYQQQQQQQSSSNNPSSTIPKLSIHPPVTNSTNLTTSNNNNNNNNTGFPFISPITPGSFDFSKPCPLSAQTINYNNNNNSSTSKFPALFKSPSPTTLTFNQLPNNIHKQTIDTLQPTDYDLIVDIRGYNLYTINRITNAINCCIPTTLLKRNSTGLETILNQSINLSTDLKSTILGYLKSDTTTTTNTNTNINNNSSMVKKLNVLIYDHNSNYDFISFNLYHTILKFNQFINHFNISYLEGGFYPLKNDIEKYHHLIDDSDISNNNNNIGNFSTMNNSKLQHRKAKSLSGLTLPMITKTTPNNNNNTTSTTTSTNNNNINQLSSSINNSFLQSIHKKSNGNDEPISEELRNYQLKIPQSLQNIPNWLHNVHLYENFEKLENFEKTSINNIFNSSNSITTTTTTTSKSGSSIGKFGNNNNSNNDDDNDNDIISPCCMSCQKIEFNVPRGIEYGYKNRYKNIWPYDHSRVKLTASTNNNNNNNNNNHNPPSSPSSCSSSSFIDDYFNGNFINTNSIIPNNQFTYIATQKPLSSTISDFWNIINHENIQIIINLDYEPINYFNYKEFIKSIKPIPEKTDNTKKVYLINEKIYYIQYLSWPDFSIPQDYQSFLNLINLKNEITAKYDLNKKILVHCSAGCGRTGVFITLDSLIQGIINKDNDKDKDKPEVDGEVDGEVDGEVDGEVDGVVFDVYKSSKDLIYKLIQHQRKQRISMVQNYNQFIACYEIFIKFLINHEKDYQQNQV; encoded by the coding sequence ATGTCAACTGTTGAAAATTCTAATACTACATTTCATCACCCTacttatcaacaacaacaacaacaacaatctaGTTCTAATAACCCGTCTTCaacaattccaaaattatCTATTCATCCACCAGTTACAAATTCTACAAACCTTACCACTagtaataacaacaataacaacaacaacactgGTTTCCCATTTATTAGTCCTATTACACCTGGtagttttgatttctcCAAACCATGTCCATTATCAGCtcaaacaattaattataataataataataatagtagtacTAGCAAATTTCCAGCATTGTTTAAATCACCTTCACCAACAACATTAACTTTTAATCAACTACCCAATAATATTCATAAACAAACTATTGATACTTTACAACCAACTGattatgatttaattgttgatataaGAGGGTATAATCTTTATACTATCAATCGAATAACTAATGCCattaattgttgtattccaacaacattattaaAACGGAATTCAACTGGTTTAgaaacaattttaaatcaactgattaatttatcaactgatttaaaatcaacTATTTTGGGTTATTTAAAATCAgatactactactactactaatactaatactaatattaataataattcactGATggttaaaaaattaaatgtaTTAATATATGATCATAATTCTAATTATGATTTtatatcatttaatttatatcatacaatattaaaatttaatcaatttattaatcatTTCAATATCAGTTATTTAGAAGGTGGATTTTatccattgaaaaatgatattgaaaaatatcatcACCTAATAGATGATTCTGATatttccaacaacaacaacaatattggCAACTTCTCAACAAtgaataattcaaaattacAACATAGGAAAGCCAAAAGTTTATCTGGTTTAACATTACCAATGATAACCAAAACCActccaaataataataataacaccaccagcaccaccaccagcactaataacaataacattaatcaattatcttcatcaattaataatagttttttacaatcaattcataaaaaatcaaatggtaATGATGAACCAATACTGGAAGAATTACgtaattatcaattaaaaataccTCAAAGTTTACAAAATATTCCCAATTGGTTACATAATGTTCATTTAtatgaaaattttgaaaaattagaaaatttcGAAAAAACCAgcatcaataatattttcaatagtagtaatagtattactactaccaccaccaccacatcGAAACTGGGTTCTTCTATTGGTAAGtttggtaataataataatagcaacaatgatgatgataatgataatgatattatATCACCTTGTTGTATGTCAtgtcaaaaaattgaattcaatgtACCTAGAGGTATAGAATATGGTTATAAAAATCgttataaaaatatttggcCTTATGATCATTCAAGAGTTAAACTAACAGCTTctacaaacaacaacaacaataacaacaacaacaaccataACCCTCCCTCCTCACCCTCctcttgttcttcttcatcatttattgatgattattttaatgggaatttcattaatactAATTCCATCATaccaaataatcaattcacTTATATTGCCACACAAAAACCTCTAAGTTCAACAATATCGGATTTTTGGAATATTATAAATCATGAAAACATCcaaattataatcaatttagatTATGAaccaatcaattatttcaattataaaGAATTTATAAAACTGATTAAACCAATACCAGAAAAAACAGATAATAccaaaaaagtttatttgattaatgaaaaaatttattatatacAATATTTATCATGGCCTGATTTTAGTATACCACAAGATTATCAAagttttttaaatttaataaatttgaaaaatgaaataacggcaaaatatgatttgaataaaaaaattttggttCATTGTTCTGCTGGTTGTGGTCGTACTGGAGTTTTCATTACTTTAGATTCATTAATTCAAGGTATAATAAATAAGGACAATGACAAGGACAAGGATAAGCCAGAAGTTGATGGAGAAGTTGATGGAGAAGTTGATGGAGAAGTTGATGGAGAAGTTGATGGAGTTGTTTTTGATGTTTATAAAAGTTCAaaagatttgatttataaattgattcaacatcaaagaaaacaaagaatttCAATGGTAcaaaattataatcaatttattgcttgttatgaaatttttataaaatttttaattaatcatGAAAAAGATTATCAACAGAATCAAGtataa
- the RAM1 gene encoding protein farnesyltransferase (Protein that acts in prenylation; transcription is alpha-factor induced; regulated in response to lovastatin and fluconazole; Hap43p-repressed gene), whose translation MSQDSNAKINYLLNIINSQRKPPIINNPSISSNTNRVRTKTKTRTRTSPNSKTKIKTKTMNTMKTNNRNSILTETEELFTNESQIIESFNSNCTIVDSNSDFHDKLHVYKSPIIDITKYFSPTVESQMDLELIILNEYYLKTHQHHQEQQNDEDEDEDEDDELNYFYIDAHLKYILSSLIDPMPSGYQVLDVNHSWMIYWLLNSYYLIQNPTMEINQSILDLIVNKITKCINYGDSLSGVPFDGIGGGNNQLGHLASTYAAILTLILTDQYELLDNLRELIRDWLLTLKKRSSCGSGASFIMHENGEMDARSTYCALIIINLLNLTNYEENSSSPEELDPLIDGVENWLNSCQTYEGGFSNIPNTEAHGGYTYCALASYFLLYDNRKQFSSGSTSSSSRSRSNIDWEKLLEWSVHRQHELEGGVDGRTNKLVDACYGFWIGGLSPLLQLIIMNSSQGQGQQQEVKVFDEEKLRQYLLIIAQDESGGFKDKPGKQVDYYHTNYSLSGLSILEHSYKFSQDDEGRSLAFQIDVEREEEEGGGGGGGDNFTNPIHPVFGIPIKFVKKCHDYFKLKPISKPKKRAEQKR comes from the coding sequence atgagTCAAGATTCTAATGctaaaattaattatttattaaacatTATAAATTCTCAACGGAAACCcccaataattaataatccCAGTATATCGTCCAATACCAACAGAGTTCgaactaaaactaaaacaagaacaagaactAGTCCTAATTCCAAAACAAAGATTAAGACAAAAACTATGAACACTATGAAAACTAACAATAGAAACTCGATACTTACTGAAACAGAAGAATTATTTACTAATGAATCACAAATCattgaatcatttaattCTAATTGTACCATCGTCGATTCAAATTCAGACTTTCATGATAAACTACATGTATATAAATCACCCATTATTGATATAACGAAATATTTCTCACCCACAGTGGAATCACAAATGGATTTagaattgataatattaaatgaatattatttaaaaacacatcaacaccaccaaGAACAACAGAATGATGAGGATGAGGATGAGGATGAGGACGACGAGTTGAActatttttatattgatgctcatttaaaatatattttatcatcattaattgatcCAATGCCATCAGGTTATCAAGTATTAGATGTTAATCATTCATGGATGATTTATTGGTTACTTAATTCTTATTATCTTATACAAAACCCCACTATggaaatcaatcaatcaattttggatttaattgttaataaaaTCACTAAATGTATAAATTATGGGGATTCATTATCTGGAGTCCCTTTTGATGGAATTGGTGGCGgtaataatcaattgggTCATTTGGCTTCAACTTATGCAGCGATTTTGACATTAATTTTAACTGATCAatatgaattattagataatttAAGAGAATTAATTCGTGATTGGTTATTAACCTTGAAAAAACGAAGTAGTTGTGGTAGTGGGGCATCATTTATAATGCATGAAAATGGAGAGATGGATGCTCGATCAACTTATTGTGCcttgattattataaatttattaaatcttACTAATTATGAAgaaaattcatcatcaccagAAGAATTAGATCCATTGATTGATGGGGTTGAAAATTGGCTTAATTCATGTCAAACATATGAAGGAGGATTTAGTAATATACCAAATACTGAAGCTCATGGAGGTTATACATATTGTGCCCTTGCAAGTTATTTCTTATTATATGATAACCGCAAACAATTTTCTTCTGGGTCAACATCATCAAGTAGTAGGAGTAGGAGTAATATTGATTGggaaaaattattggaatGGAGTGTTCATAGACAACATGAATTAGAAGGAGGAGTTGATGGAAGAACTAATAAATTAGTTGATGCATGTTATGGATTTTGGATCGGTGGATTATCACcattattacaattgataataatgaattctTCACAAGGACAAGGGCAGCAACAAGAGGTGAAAGTATTTGATGAAGAGAAATTACGacaatatttattgattatagCTCAAGATGAATCAGGAGGATTTAAAGATAAACCAGGGAAACAAgttgattattatcatACAAATTATAGTTTATCTGGATTAAGTATTCTTGAACATAGTTATAAGTTTAGTCAAGATGATGAGGGAAGAAGTTTAGcatttcaaattgatgtGGAAcgagaagaagaagaaggaggaggaggaggaggaggagatAATTTTACTAATCCAATTCATCCAGTATTTGGAATTCCCattaaatttgttaaaaaatGTCATGATTATtttaaattgaaaccaattTCCAAACCGAAGAAAAGAGCAGAACAAAAACGTTAA
- the FGR28 gene encoding Fgr28p (Protein lacking an ortholog in S. cerevisiae; transposon mutation affects filamentous growth; possibly an essential gene, disruptants not obtained by UAU1 method) — protein MKGIEQLNMYPKSIYIYDMEQFQYEQNTLIEVLKKSPGTHACFSQSSDSDSETMSKFYINSNVKFDHLELSYFSNPLTLPLIATSIKLHGTRLNNYAIPGVKKLSLFQNSSGDRDQIYTFSSDLEDLYISARESIQVTLPPNLRKLSISAGPSSVDLVSEEMVNLEYFSLMFPNIQSFSETGIIAPNLKNLVLIHCHISNYDGLKQFQHLKDLELKCLSFPMSLFNDGCLPELESFTCKECLIHNTGDFDKSLSIFPPNLKTLELETCKFVNTEFSNWVLSDTLEILRISDSPFKDGFLGEYLKDVDVSGNELTLDSNFRIFHMVEEFTLYPYYLTFESSDFMYHLPNNILRLHLISNGEGKMSPLTQMVKWPSMLTDFAFRNFNIDNQTLELLNMKESNLEIIKICGGDVKKLFADLFPVSVKDLSLNDMGIQKLPDSFENLENLRSLSLFENQLRKVNSLKLPVSTLQTLNVCRCNLHLISPFLVSMLEEKNKNAELEICAWGNTNISVIDIRTALKSIKGLSLEVDDFDKTLTEISKHSSRLQCKYFVYDPYSKESKSSATEEVALDYDPDDLYDGSDSSLDEEDAGGDIKRRKM, from the coding sequence ATGAAAGgtattgaacaattgaacatgtatccaaaatcaatttatatatacGATATggaacaatttcaatacGAGCAGAATACTCTTATTGAAGTTTTAAAGAAATCTCCGGGAACTCATGCTTGTTTTTCTCAGAGCAGCGATCTGGACTCCGAAACAATGCTGaaattttatattaattCTAATGTCAAGTTTGATCATTTAGAATTGTCATATTTCCTGAATCCACTCACATTACCACTTATTGCCACAAGTATTAAGCTACATGGCACTAGATTGAATAATTATGCAATTCCCGGTGTCAAAAAGCTTTcactttttcaaaactctAGTGGCGACAGGGATCAAATTTATACTTTTTCTTCCGATTTGGAGGATTTGTATATTTCTGCTCGAGAATCGATTCAAGTAACTTTACCTCCAAATTTGCGGAAACTACTGATATCTGCAGGTCCGAGCCTGGTAGATCTTGTATCTGAAGAAATGGTTAATTTAGAATACTTTCTGCTTATGTTTCCGAATATTCAATCATTTAGCGAAACTGGAATAATTGCtccaaatttaaaaaatctaGTTTTAATACATTGCCACATTTCTAATTATGATGGTTTAAAACAGTTCCAACATTTAAAGGATTTAGAATTAAAATGCCTTAGTTTTCCTATGAGTTTATTTAATGATGGTTGTTTACCTGAGTTAGAAAGTTTTACATGCAAGGAATGCTTGATTCACAATACAGGAGATTTTGACAAgtcattatcaatttttcctCCAAATTTGAAGACATTAGAACTCGAAACTTGCAAGTTTGTAAATACCGAATTTAGCAATTGGGTACTTTCTGATACATTGGAGATCTTACGTATTTCTGATCTGCCCTTTAAGGATGGTTTTTTGGGTGAGTATCTAAAGGATGTCGACGTTAGTGGGAACGAACTCACACTTGATAGTAACTTTAGAATCTTTCATATGGTCGAAGAATTCACTTTGTACCCCTATTATCTAACTTTTGAAAGTCTGGATTTTATGTATCATTTACCAAATAACATCTTACGATTGCACTTGATTTCCAACGGAGAGGGAAAGATGAGCCCTCTTACTCAAATGGTTAAATGGCCGCTGATGTTGACTGATTTCGCATTTCgaaattttaatattgataatcaGACATTGGAGCTATTGAATATGAAAGAATCCAACCTTGAgataattaaaatttgtGGAGGCGATGTCAAAAAGTTATTTGCAGACTTATTTCCCGTTAGCGTTAAAGATCTATCCTTGAATGATATGGGCATCCAGAAATTACCAGattcatttgaaaatttagaAAACTTAAGAAGTTTGtctttatttgaaaaccaACTAAGAAAAGTAAATTCTTTAAAATTGCCAGTGTCAACATTGCAGACATTGAATGTTTGTCGATGTAACCTTCATTTAATATCGCcatttttggtttcaatgCTCGAggaaaagaacaaaaatgCAGAATTAGAAATTTGCGCTTGGGGGAATACAAATATTAGTGTCATTGATATAAGAACAgcattgaaatcaattaaagGACTTTCATTAGAGGTcgatgattttgataaaacatTGACAGAAATATCAAAACATTCTTCTCGTTTACAATGTAAGTATTTTGTATATGATCCTTATTCTAAGGAGTCTAAATCTTCTGCAACAGAAGAGGTTGCCCTTGACTATGATCCAGATGATCTTTACGATGGAAGTGATAGTAGTttggatgaagaagatgcCGGTGGTGAtatcaaaagaagaaaaatgtaA
- a CDS encoding uncharacterized protein (Ortholog(s) have clathrin binding activity, role in clathrin-mediated endocytosis, histone H2B ubiquitination and Dsc E3 ubiquitin ligase complex, clathrin-coated vesicle localization), with protein MSSSISDWIRNFFQPSTSYQRVGTSSNSSIPGSFPTEQESNSPPHPPSSRISPVFNSQTINSTFRNLSSWLNYLLIQPLIIIILVIFRILSTIINVIYFQNQSPSIVNGSGGGGGSGSGIDGSTNNNSRCEFVDPVAKASKFIRDLEDNLQPPSILQGNDINSGGGGSNDTHSPITSATRPVSGTTVTTTTTTTSTTISNSERLPPFFQGSYTQALYMATKRGKFLFVYLTNPHNENANGIFNNIITNEIFLKIFRTNENIIIWGGDLTNPEAYQLANSLAVTKFPFLGLLCLTRSSKMTPEGPRKTVSKLSLVSKIQGNIINTQSLSLGLHQYQNQYQDTNFDDGNLSVANELINRKFLTKIAKYSPELNLIRQELQDKYMSQILLKQQELNYQKSLQADKLKKQKKQYDTLSKQYLIYQLDRFEKYLTKDRVANDNIAKIAIKLTNGNRVTGYFPSNNSIDDIFIFVELINRGYLNVANNSTTTTTTTTTTKLTSTLTESQALTKFKDFKLIYNFKLLSPLPPKICLNDVLSSSKDTTPTATTIKINQFDIIYPNGLLIVEDIQKD; from the coding sequence atGTCATCATCGATATCTGATTGGATCCGGAATTTTTTCCAACCATCAACATCTTATCAAAGAGTTGGTACTAGCAGCAATAGCAGTATACCAGGATCTTTCCCCACTGAACAAGAATCAAATTCACCACCACATCCACCATCATCAAGAATCAGTCCCGTTTTCAATtcacaaacaataaattcaacCTTTCGTAATTTATCATCTTGGcttaattatttattaattcaaccattgattattataatattagTAATATTTCgaatattatcaacaattattaacgtcatttattttcaaaatcaatcacCGTCAATAGTTAATGGgagtggtggtggtggtggtagtggcaGTGGTATAGATGGTAgtacaaataataatagtcGATGTGAATTTGTTGATCCAGTAGCTAAAGCTAGTAAATTTATTAGAGATTTGGAAGATAATTTACAACCACCGCTGATATTGCAAGGAAATGATATTaatagtggtggtggtggtagcAATGATACACACTCGCCGATAACACTGGCAACAAGACCTGTATCAGGAACAACAGTAACGACgacaacaacgacaacatCAACCACGATATCTAATAGTGAGAGATTACCACCATTTTTTCAAGGAAGTTATACTCAGGCATTATATATGGCTACTAAAAGGgggaaatttttatttgtttatttaacTAATCCTCATAATGAAAATGCCAATggaattttcaataatattattactaatgaaatttttttaaaaattttccgaactaatgaaaatataattatatgGGGAGGTGATTTAACTAATCCTGAAGCTTATCAATTAGCTAATAGTCTTGCTGTTACTaaatttccatttttaGGATTATTATGTTTGACAAGATCACTGAAAATGACACCTGAAGGACCAAGGAAAACTGTTAgtaaattatcattagttAGTAAAATCCAAggaaatataattaatacTCAGAGTTTAAGTTTAGGATtacatcaatatcaaaatcaatatcaagatacaaattttgatgatggtAATTTATCAGTGgctaatgaattaattaatagGAAATTTTTAACAAAAATTGCAAAATATTCTccagaattgaatttaattcgtcaagaattacaagataaatatatgagtcaaatattattaaaacaacaagaattaaattaccaaaaatcattacaagctgataaattgaaaaaacaaaagaaacaatatgatacattatcaaaacaatatttaatttatcaattagatagatttgaaaaatatttaacaAAAGATAGAGTTgctaatgataatatagCGAAAATTGCTATTAAATTGACTAATGGGAATAGAGTAACTGGATATTTTCcatctaataattcaattgacgatatatttatatttgttgaattgattaatcGAGGATATTTAAATGTTGctaataattcaacaacaacaacaacaacaacaacaacaactaaatTAACATCAACATTAACTGAATCACAAGCATTAACAAAATTTAAagattttaaattaatttacaattttaaattattatcaccatTACCTCctaaaatttgtttaaatgatgtattatcatcatctaaaGATACCACACccaccgccaccaccatcaagat